The Macrobrachium nipponense isolate FS-2020 chromosome 8, ASM1510439v2, whole genome shotgun sequence nucleotide sequence TTCCCGTATCTCAATATTGTGCTTGTATCTCAATGCAAAATTTTGCTCGGAGGCTGGCTCGTCTCTCGTATTGCTCGTATGTTGGAGCGCTCGTATGTCAAGGTTTTACTGTACAAGATTcgtcaaatatttcaaaaccatgTCTAGTTGCTGGATAAGCTGGAAATCCAGAATTTTTTTGTTGGCACCTTTGAATAGTCCTTAAAAGTACGAGCAACCTATGAAGTTGAGAGCAAGTGTTTTCtgttatttgcataaatttggtCGCTATTATGCTGCATGAATTTATTGCTATGTTTTCCACTGCTTCATGCTTtatttctgcaactgtttttctAACATTTAATGAATGCATTAGCTGCATAAAGATGCTCACtagaaaaataagtaatttttggATCATTTCCATTACCTTTTGAATTTGCACTGAACACAGCCTTCTTTTCTCACACCTCAAGTACTCTTTTCTTAGTTTTGTATTGCTTGAATGAAAACTGTAGATGTAATTACTTTCATCAACTACTTTTCTTTTGTTCTTGGTCGACacaaagaactttccatttaTGGAAGGGCAAATTCAGAAAGTTTACATTAGATTTTAGCAATTTCTGTATATAGTACCTGACTTCAGAGAGACTGAGTAGACTACTTTATCAGAAGGTTTTAACAATACTATAACAACTTTTAACAGAGAAGAAAAGAGAACGGTATTAACAATCCTTTAATGAGGCTTGATATAGTTTTTTCTTAagagtttatttatatttggaCCAAAATTTGTTGgacaaaaaaaatcatcagtcAAAAAGACATAGGACCAATAGACATAGACGAAGTGACATCGGACGAAAAGTCTTATCATGCCAAGTTACAAATGAGAGTATGAGCTGAGGTTTGTCCAACGTCACACACAGTAAGGTACCCCTTGTAAGAGTCTTAAGAAGTGATCCAGTAGGGTTATCCTGAAGTGATGAGACACATGGCTTGAGCCAATGGTGGTGGCACTGTGAAGTGTGCAGTGGGAAGGTGCATCCACTCGCGAAGCTATCCAGAATAGAACTGGTGCATGTGACTGATCTTGTGAGGCTAGATCACCTGGTGGCCCAATATGGCTGCTGCCCTGGGTAGTTCCTCATCCAATCCTTGTAGCAGTTCTCCCTTTCTCAGCTACCTGGAACAGAAGCATTCAGGCAGCAGAAGGGAGGGATACAGAGGGATACAAGGAGAGGATTATGCTATGTGGCAGCAATTTTCTCTACATTTGCATACAGGTGGCCATTTTATGAGCGAGGGAACCACCTTCCAcgtaaagatttaaaaaatgataGGTTGATAAGTTAATAGAGagggaaaaatatataactacattTTTGAAATACAGAGTGAATTGTTTTATGATAGTAATGCATTGAATCTTTGTTTGAAATTTTGAGGtctaattgcacaacatcctgaTGGAGacccaatggtgtgaggaataaaagacctctgtgACTGAAAAGATTGAAATTGTGGTAGATTTAGCACATTTTGATGCTTCCTTTCATCAAATCGGGTTTCTCTTGGTAAGAAAAGAGGATCAGGGACCAATTGTAATGCAAAAGATAACTGAtaatattaggaaacaggaaCTTATAACCacaaaccactctatctaaaagagacaGACAGCCACACCAGAGAGCAGAATTCTagtataaaggaaaataaattacctACAACAAGCAGTGTTGATATATGAGGCCGTACATTTAGTGTAATACCTAACCTCTGTGTGGCATTTGGTGGCAATTACagtagatgtttctcaaaagtaagatgtgtgTCAAAAGTTACATCAAGTATAGgcaaagcttcagactcattcagcaaagtctcAGCGACTTGAAGACCCTccctcttattattatataaattagttAATTGTAAAAGATGGATTAACAGAGTAAAGTGCATTTTCATATTCCATAAAAGTAGATGGGATTTTCACTGTTGAGCCCCTCCACAGTTCATGCAGCTAATGCAAAACTCTGGACAGGTGAGAGAAGGGATTCTTGTTACTAGATATTGTTTCATCTGCCATTGATCATCACTTCTTGTATTTAAGCAGCAATATAGGCCTTGTTGGTTTTTCCTTTTGTAATTGTTGCTAAATGGGTAAAATCAAGATACGTATTTATATCTATGGAAcagttttttagatttttttgtatttaatttgtttttcttctctaGGTATCAGGAGGAGTTTGCTAAAAGTCTTCATGCTAGCATGGATAACATTCTGGATGAAATTGCCCAGTTGAAACACAAGCAAACAATAGTTAAAGCAGCACTACAAAATGCTAAATGGAAGCAATCTAATCTGACTCGTAGAATATTAAAGGTGAGTGATGTGTTCATGAAAAAGAAATCTGCATTTTAAAGATGCTTTATTTACTGTTAACTGTGAAAGTTACTGGTTTCAGGTCACTAAACTGCCATTTACTCTTTGGCTGAAATGAGCAAAGTTGCCATCCTAATATGGAGGTTTTTCATTTTAAAGATCTTGCAgttatagtaaaaaagaaaaattctcctTTCACATTGGGATTCAGTCCATGGTAAAGGTACATTTCAGGATTAACTTTTTGCATAACACTACCAAGAAGGAAAAGAACTTTTTCACCTCAAGTACAAGTATCTTTTATCAAAGTGAAATGTTTCATAAGGACCGAAATAAACTGACTCCCTATCATGGAGTTTTTCAGATTCTGGAACTGAAGCTTGCAGTCTGGGGCAGCTCATAATCAAACATTAGTAGTGCAGCAAAAACCTACAAATACTTGCACCGAGTgtgatatataaaatttaaaaatttcgtGAAATTCATTATTATCTCAGTATTTTTGACGCATTGTCTTTTCAGCAAGCCTTAAAACCAGAGTACTATAAAGGAATGAATAAATTTCCAATTAAGGATTCAAAACTTTATGTGATGAGTCATGTTTTTGTAATTGTTGCTGAAAAGTAGTGAAATGAGACTGATACAAAATCTCACTTTTAGAGTTTAAAAGTGGGGgccaaaaaatgattgaataaaagtagaaaataaagCAAGATACAGTCACGTCACTGGGATATTAGTGTGAAGCATTGTTCGAGGTACATCAATCAGCAGTCATGAGAAAGTTGGCAAGTGGGAGTTACTAAAGTTATAATATAAAAAGTGAAACTGACGAACTAACTATCTTTGTCAGCAAGGGTATGTTTTcttctggaaaatgaaaagaaatgaaaatgaaaagaagagttTTGTTTGACTCTGACGTTTATGATAGAACCTGAGTTGTACTAATGTAATCCAGCAGAGTATGTTCAGCAGCAAGCCAGACAAGGGCCTGGAGGAGAGCCATGTAAAAAGTATAAAAGAGAGGAAGTGGATCAAAAACAtggcaaaaaaaagaataacCTAACAAAGAGCAAAAGACTAAGTATACTGGAAAGAAATGGTTTATTCAATGGAGATCATGACAATGCAATTTGCAGTTGTGTAATTGTGAACCTTTGTGATTAGGTATGACAGAAAATGATGTCATCTGTAGAAAAATTTTGGCTAATtttgatttcttaattttgtgGTTTGATACAAGCATTCAGCTTTAGTGACATCATGACAAGAATTATAACTCGAAATATAAATTTAAGCAACaggtaaagaaagaaatatatttttgttttcagccTTTTACGTTTTAGGGATGAAAAAATTTTGGCCGCATAGATTAAGTGTGACCTCCCATGAATGTCAAATGGTTAAGCATATTGTAAATGAAGCAGTACTAACTGAATAGGAAGAATTAGAGGCTTGGATGCTATCCAACTTGaggtgtagaattttttttatttttactggcaATGTATGCAGTCGCCCACTTTAATAAACAAATTGTAAGACTGCATTAAATTtgttttcagaaattattttcaaggaTTCACATTCATGTTTATGTTTTACAGCTTGTTTCAGCACAAGAAGTAGAAAGAAAGCGTGGAGTTCCGTTAGATCAAACAGAAGAACAGATTCGTATGAGATTAGAGGATTTATATCTGCAGTTGATGCAACCTACACAGTACAGGGTaagtattgaaaaataaatgtgtTGGTTTTTACTGCAGGTATTTTTATGTGAGCAGAAATACTTCTCATTAGGTAGTTTCATGTACTGTAGTATAAAGTACATTTATCAGAATATTTCTATGCAAATTTAAAGTGTTTCAGAAACCTTATTCGTTTTAAGTACAAACTCTGGCTTTATGGATATGTATTTCAATGGTGGTTTTAGtgactatgacatacatatcttgtgtggcaaaagggagagagagagagagagttatccttatttaaaagagtgaaatagatagattattgtatttctttaaaatactatcacataatatgaatttcgtaattacagttatattaatattattatttgaaagtattaataaagatatagtacatgtactagaCAAATTCTCGtgtctcagtaaaagagagagagagagagagagagagagagagagagagagagagagagagagagagagagagagagagagagagattacatgaacacttagtggcaacaacacaacagcttcTCCACCTccagtcacattacttgatatatttgacagttttAGTGGTCTGGccttagagagagaagactgggatttccttcattcttacataattttttaaatttataaactaaaatcttactaattcactatagtattttctttaatgaattgatattgctctttacattaatattaatatttgaaaatagtaaatcatttatctatcataaaaaaaaacacatctttttaagaaagagagagagagagagagaaagagagaattattatttttatgtgatatcatttaaacttattaaacttactaatacagtattaatcaatattaatatttgaaaattagtaaataatttttgtatcatgaaaatatatttagtcatgaaaataacattcaagtacactaattagtgattattttcattggaaaacTCCACAGATAACCGCGAAAATTTCCCGCAAGTAATGGGGTAGATATGGTTCCGGAGAGAAATGCAGTGAATCAGTGACGTCCGCGAATCCCAAAGAACAGAATACAGGGGCCccacctgtggatatatatatatatatatatatatatatatatatatatatatatataaatatatatatatacatacatatatatacgtatacaggcGGTCCCAGGGTTACGACGGTCCGGCTTACGACTgggtcggcttacgacgttccgaggttacgacgctttttcttaaatattcattgaaaaataaaaaccgccctgggttatgacgcttgttccgaggttacgacgctgacgcttcgacgctccgagtttacaacgcttttaaaaaaacacatactatgataagataaagaatcctttatagttagcagtttctctctctctctctctctctctctctctctctctctctctctctctctctctctctctctctttgtatttcaatgaaaataatcactatcattctctctctctctctctctctctctctctctctctttactacaaagatgtatgtttttagtatgataaataaatgatttactattttcaaatattaatattaatttatacagcaataatatcaatttattaaagaaaataccatagtgaattagtaagattttagcttatatttaaaaaattatggaagaatgaaggaaatcccagtcttcttcaagtaacttccagtaaccttttctcaagattcaggtactaaaactgtcagatatatcaagttctgtgacagccaggagggggaaaatttggggtgtgacagccaggagggggaaaatttgggggaagagctgcagtgttgcaatcacgtggtcctgacattttcccccctctatctctctctctctctctctctcattactgagactcgagattttttatgtacttgtactattgtttttactttcaaataataataataataactgtaattacaaaattcatatgtgatagtattttaaagaaatacaatacgtactaatctatccatgtctcttttaattaaggttactctctctctctctctctctctctctctctctctctctctctctctctctctctctctctctctctctctctctcttttgccacacaagaagcgttataagtattttttgagagaacagagagagataaacacacacacactctctctctctctccatctctctctctctctctctctctcctctctctctctctctctctctctctacgagatgaaagatttttgaaaaatttttttatggtactagtatgtaaaatgtttattgataatttcagttatttaataataataataacaataaaactttaattacaaaattcataatggtcgtattttaaagagatgaaaatgacctttccatttcacttgtaaggataattcctctttcttactgagatgagagaatttttacggTAGATGcactgtttattatattttcaaataataataataataataataaataatagaagtagta carries:
- the LOC135222797 gene encoding nucleoporin p54-like, whose translation is MDNILDEIAQLKHKQTIVKAALQNAKWKQSNLTRRILKLVSAQEVERKRGVPLDQTEEQIRMRLEDLYLQLMQPTQYRGCLNELMAQMSVKPGNSRGNPRYGLVGDKEKDITLYIAKQQDALQAVVGVLKDDMQTVDNIVEEIQRKG